The Pseudomonas sp. HOU2 DNA window GATGTTTGCGCAGCGCTTCGGTCAGGCTGCGGCGGCCGTGTTCGCGCAAGGCGAACAGACCTTGCTCACTGAGCACCAGCAGCGCCCCGAGCATTGCGCGGTTTTCCTGGACCACGCCCAACCGTGCCTCGGCGACCCAGGCGTGGGCGACCAGCGCCTGCTCCAGCATCGGCAGGGAAATGCGCTTCTCTTCGAGTTTGACGATGCGGTCCAGCCGCCCCAGCAATTCAAAGCGGCCGTCGGCGGCGATGCGTGCGGCGTCGGCGGTGTGTTCGACATGCCCGGCCGGCAGATAGGGGGATGCGATCAGCAGGGCGCCGTCGCGGTCCTGACTCAGTTCAACCCCAGCGAAGGGCTGCCACAGGCTGGCGCCCTGACGCCAAGCGATGCCGCCGGTTTCCGAGCTGCCAAGGATTTCCGTCGGCCACTGCTGCAGGCGTTGCTGCAGGCTCTGCGCCGCCTCTGTCGGCAATGCGCCGCCGGAAGAAAACACCCGACGCACGGCGCTCAGGGCCGGCCAGTCGAGGTTGTCGCCCATGCGTTTGAGCAGGGCGGGGCTGCCGACCCAGGCGAAGGCCGGATGTTCGCGGCTGGCGCGTTGCAGATCTTCCGGGAACGCCAGTTGCTTGCGCACGAACGGACGCCCGGCGCACAGCGGCCACAGCACGCGGAACAGCAAACCGTAGATGTGCTGGGTGGCGACGCTGCCGATGATCCAGGCCTCACCAAGATCCGCACCCCACAGTTGCTCCAGGGCTTCGACCTCGTTGGCCAGTTGGCGCAGAGTCTTGTCGATACGCTTGGGCTCGCCGCTGGAGCCGGAGGTGCACAGACTCAGGCGGCACTGCTCGAGATCGAGCTCAGCACCGGACAGGGCCGGCTGCAGCAGATCGCTCAAGTGAGCATCATCGGGGTGATCGCTCAACCACAGATCGACTTCACTCGACCAGCGCTGGCGGGTCTGCGCTTGCAGGTCCGAGGGCAACAGCACACTGACACCGGCACGCCAGGCCCCGAGCAGGGCGATGGCGAGGTCGGCGGCATCTTCCAGATGCACCGCCATGCGCCGCACGCCGCGAGCCTGCAGGCCGGCGGCAACACTCAGCGCCTGCTCACGCAATTGCGTGTGGTCGAGCGCCGGGGCGGCGCTGATCGCGCGCTCCGGCAGGGCCTTGAGCAACAGTTGCTCAAGTTTTATCCAGTTCATTTACGGCCTCTTACCCGTTGTCGTATCAGCCATTCAATGGCAAACATCAGGCCGATCAATCCATAGGAAATCAGGCCGGTGTACAACATCCACCAATGCAGCGGCGCCCACAGGGTCAGGAGCGCGGCGCACAAACCGTTGCAGAAGAAAAACACGCTCCAAGCCACGGTTACCTGGCGGGTGTAGCGGATGGCTTCGGGCGGCAGTTGCGGCTCGCGCAGCCGCGCCAGGCGCTCGACCATCGGCGGTCCGTATTTCAGGCTCAGGCTGAACAGCACCAGCATGAAGCCGCTGATCAGCACCGGATACCAGCGCAGCAACAGCGGACTGTCGAACAGCGCCAGCAGCAGGCAGAACCCGATCGCCACGCAGGCCATCCACAGGCTGCCGGGCTTGCGCTCGCCGGTCAGCGCGCGCGCCAGCCATAACCCGCCCAGCAGCAGTCCGAACTGCCACGGGGCGAAGTGCTCCATGCCGAAATACACCGCAAAGGGGTACAGCAGGCCCGCCAGCAGCAGGCCGAGGCCGATCAATCGGCTCATGCGGCCGGTTGAACCAGGCGGTAGACCGCCTCGACCACGTCACCGACGGTGCGCACCGATTTGAATTCTTCGGCGGCGATTTTCTTGCCGGTCTGGCGTTTGATGTGATCGATCAGGTCGACCGCGTCGATGCTGTCGATCTCCAGATCCTGATACAGGTTGGACTCCAGGCTGATCCGCGCCGGATCCAGTTCGAACAGCTCGACCAAGGCATCGCGCAGGGTGTTGAAAATGTCGTCACGAGTTTGCATGGTCCGGTCTCAAGCTGCCTGTTTTGCCGTGACGAACGCCGCAAGGCTCGCCACATTGGTGAAGTGGTTACGGGTGTCTTTGGCGTCGGCGTCGATCTTGATGCCGTACTTTTTCTGGATCGCCAGACCCAGCTCCAATGCGTCGACGGAGTCCAGGCCCAGGCCTTCGCCAAACAGCGTCTGCTCGTCGCCGATGTCGTCGACGCTGATGTCTTCGAGGCCCAGGGCGTCGATGATCAGCAGTTTTATTTCACGGTGCAGATCGCTCATCTTCGGCGAGCTCCTTGATGTAGTAAGAGTGCAAATAATCGTTGAGCTTGCGCGAGGCCTGCGGGGCCGGGCCTTGCGTGGCGAAAGTCTGTGGATCTATATCGGCCCCGACACGGAAACTGAAGTGCACGCGACGGCGGGGGATGCGATACCAGGGTTCGGCCTTGGTCAGGGTAGTCGGGCTGACCTTGATAACCACTGGTGTAAGGATTTTCGCACCACGCAGGGCAATCGCCGCAGCCCCCCGATGAAAGGCTGGCGCCTGACCGGGTTGAGTGCGCGTGCCCTCGGGAAAGATGATCAGGGTCTGGCCGTTTTGCAGGCACTCGGCGGCGGCATCGAGCATGTCCATGCTGCCGTCGTTGCTGATGTATTCGGTACGGCGCAGCGGGCCACGGGTGAAGGGGTTTTCCCAGAGGGCTTTCTTCACCACGCAATTGGCCTGGCGCACCAGGCCGATCAGGAACACCACGTCGATCAGCGACGGGTGGTTGGCGATGATCATCTGCCCCGGTCGGCCGAGGCGTTCGGCCCCTTGAATGTCGTAAGTCAGCACGCCGGTGCGGGCCATGAATCGCACGAAAAACCAGAACAGCCGACTGACGGTCTGCCGCGCGCGCTGACGATGCCTGAGCGCGTCACCCGGCAGACAGCCGAGCAGCGGAAATACCAGCAAGCGCAGGCACAGCCCGCCGAACCCGAACAGGGTGAAACTGGCGGCGGTGGCCAGCAAGCGCCAGTAATAGGCGTCGCGGTTCTTCTCGGTCACGGGTTGCGTTGCCAGGTCCATACACGATTTTTCCAGGCATGTTGGCAATGGGTTTGCTGACCGAGCAGGGTGCGCAACAGATTCAGCGCGTGCGGCCAGTGCGCTTTGGACACAGCTTTCTGGCCGCTGTTCAGGGTCAGCCGCCAGTCGGTACCGGGGGTGAGCAGCAGACCTAGCGCATAAGGGAACGGCACGTCATCGACCCACTGCGAATAGGCCTCGGGCGGCTGTTCTTCGGTGATGATCAGCAACACCGCCGGCGCGCCTTCGTCGAGCAGGGCGGCGGCTTCGAGGATGCCGTGTTCCAGGCCATCGCCTGC harbors:
- a CDS encoding AMP-binding protein, whose product is MNWIKLEQLLLKALPERAISAAPALDHTQLREQALSVAAGLQARGVRRMAVHLEDAADLAIALLGAWRAGVSVLLPSDLQAQTRQRWSSEVDLWLSDHPDDAHLSDLLQPALSGAELDLEQCRLSLCTSGSSGEPKRIDKTLRQLANEVEALEQLWGADLGEAWIIGSVATQHIYGLLFRVLWPLCAGRPFVRKQLAFPEDLQRASREHPAFAWVGSPALLKRMGDNLDWPALSAVRRVFSSGGALPTEAAQSLQQRLQQWPTEILGSSETGGIAWRQGASLWQPFAGVELSQDRDGALLIASPYLPAGHVEHTADAARIAADGRFELLGRLDRIVKLEEKRISLPMLEQALVAHAWVAEARLGVVQENRAMLGALLVLSEQGLFALREHGRRSLTEALRKHLSEHCEALALPRRWRLVRQLPLNSQGKLPQADIEALLLAPRPKAPEVLEQVETDGEWSLQLSVPPDLAYFSGHFPKAPVLPGVVQVEWALNLGRQLLNLPGKFAGMEVLKFQQLVRPGDEIQLHLRFDPERGKLYFAYRNDTATCSSGRILLGAADA
- a CDS encoding acyl carrier protein, whose translation is MQTRDDIFNTLRDALVELFELDPARISLESNLYQDLEIDSIDAVDLIDHIKRQTGKKIAAEEFKSVRTVGDVVEAVYRLVQPAA
- a CDS encoding phosphopantetheine-binding protein gives rise to the protein MSDLHREIKLLIIDALGLEDISVDDIGDEQTLFGEGLGLDSVDALELGLAIQKKYGIKIDADAKDTRNHFTNVASLAAFVTAKQAA
- a CDS encoding lysophospholipid acyltransferase family protein, coding for MDLATQPVTEKNRDAYYWRLLATAASFTLFGFGGLCLRLLVFPLLGCLPGDALRHRQRARQTVSRLFWFFVRFMARTGVLTYDIQGAERLGRPGQMIIANHPSLIDVVFLIGLVRQANCVVKKALWENPFTRGPLRRTEYISNDGSMDMLDAAAECLQNGQTLIIFPEGTRTQPGQAPAFHRGAAAIALRGAKILTPVVIKVSPTTLTKAEPWYRIPRRRVHFSFRVGADIDPQTFATQGPAPQASRKLNDYLHSYYIKELAEDERSAP